The Proteus vulgaris genome has a segment encoding these proteins:
- the ybgF gene encoding tol-pal system protein YbgF: MNNSNFRPFLMSLLLLVGVAAPVAAIAQAPISNIGSGSTDERLAQLERFSNAHSQLLTQLQQQLADSQRDIDMLRGQIQENQYQLNQVVERQRNIYQQLDSLGGGASTSTEATQPDNATSSTPSATTNSGQGDEKADYNAAIDIVLNSKDYDKAIVELNNFIKNYPKSSYQSNAHFWLGQMYYLKGNKDQAASTFAIVVKNYPKSQKASEAFYKIGLIMQEKGQKDNAKAIYQQVIKQYPNSAGAKLAQKQLAAL, translated from the coding sequence ATGAACAACAGTAACTTCAGACCTTTCTTGATGAGTCTGTTGTTACTGGTTGGCGTAGCGGCTCCTGTAGCCGCTATTGCCCAAGCGCCAATCAGTAATATCGGTTCTGGTTCGACCGATGAACGACTCGCCCAACTTGAGCGTTTTTCAAATGCTCACAGCCAGCTTTTGACTCAATTACAGCAACAACTTGCTGATTCTCAGCGTGATATTGATATGTTACGTGGTCAAATTCAGGAAAACCAATACCAGCTAAATCAAGTTGTCGAACGTCAACGCAATATCTATCAACAATTGGATAGCCTAGGTGGCGGAGCTTCAACATCGACAGAAGCCACTCAACCTGATAATGCTACTTCTTCAACACCTTCTGCTACAACTAATTCTGGGCAAGGTGATGAGAAGGCCGATTATAATGCTGCAATTGATATCGTATTGAATTCAAAAGATTACGATAAGGCAATTGTTGAATTAAACAACTTTATCAAAAACTATCCGAAGTCTAGCTATCAATCAAATGCACATTTTTGGTTGGGTCAGATGTATTACTTAAAAGGTAATAAGGATCAGGCAGCAAGTACATTTGCTATCGTTGTTAAAAACTATCCGAAATCTCAAAAAGCAAGTGAAGCCTTTTATAAAATTGGTCTGATCATGCAAGAGAAAGGGCAAAAGGATAATGCTAAAGCTATTTATCAACAAGTGATTAAGCAATATCCAAATAGTGCGGGCGCTAAATTAGCGCAAAAGCAGTTAGCAGCACTCTAA